A DNA window from Jatrophihabitans endophyticus contains the following coding sequences:
- a CDS encoding acyl-CoA carboxylase subunit beta → MAADAVAAAQTDESQPDIHTTAGKLVDLDRRYDEAVHAGSERAVEKQHAKGKMTARERIHALLDEGSFMEFDEFARHRSTNFGMEDNRPFGDGVVTGCGTVDGRPVAVFSQDVTVFGGALGQVYGEKIVKVLDFAMKTGCPVVGVNEGGGARIQEGVVSLGLYGEIFHRTVRASGVIPQISLIMGAAAGGHVYSPALTDFIVMVDQTSQMFITGPDVVKTVTGEDVTLEELGGARTHNTKSGNAHYLGSDEDDAIGYVKALLSYLPSNNLDPVPVYDTEVSDVADETDAVLDTFVPDSANMPYDMHEIIAHLLDDGDFLEVHELFAQNIIVGFGRVEGHPVGVVANQPMQFAGCLDIDASEKAARFVRTCDAFNIPVLTLVDVPGFLPGVDQEHAGIIRRGAKLIYAYSEATVPKVTVITRKAFGGAYDVMGSKHLGADINIAWPTAQIAVMGAQGAVNILHRKKLKGADDAEQLRAELTQEYEDTLLNPYVAADRGYVDSVVKPSETRAYVIRALRMLRNKRETLPPKKHGNIPL, encoded by the coding sequence ATGGCAGCCGACGCCGTCGCCGCAGCGCAGACAGACGAGTCCCAGCCCGACATCCACACCACGGCCGGGAAGCTCGTCGACCTCGACCGTCGCTACGACGAGGCCGTGCACGCCGGTTCGGAGCGCGCGGTCGAGAAGCAGCACGCCAAGGGCAAGATGACGGCGCGCGAGCGCATCCACGCCCTGCTCGACGAGGGCTCGTTCATGGAGTTCGACGAGTTCGCGCGGCACCGCTCCACCAACTTCGGCATGGAGGACAACCGCCCGTTCGGTGACGGCGTCGTCACCGGGTGCGGGACGGTCGACGGCCGGCCGGTCGCGGTGTTCAGCCAGGACGTCACGGTGTTCGGCGGCGCGCTCGGCCAGGTGTACGGCGAGAAGATCGTCAAGGTCCTCGACTTCGCGATGAAGACCGGCTGTCCCGTCGTCGGCGTCAACGAGGGCGGCGGCGCGCGCATCCAGGAGGGCGTCGTCTCGCTCGGCCTCTACGGCGAGATCTTCCACCGCACCGTCCGCGCGTCGGGCGTGATCCCGCAGATCTCGCTGATCATGGGCGCGGCGGCGGGCGGCCACGTCTACTCCCCCGCCCTCACCGACTTCATCGTGATGGTCGACCAGACCTCGCAGATGTTCATCACCGGCCCCGACGTCGTGAAGACGGTGACCGGCGAGGACGTCACGCTCGAGGAGCTCGGCGGCGCGCGCACGCACAACACGAAGAGCGGCAACGCCCACTACCTCGGTTCGGACGAGGACGACGCCATCGGCTACGTCAAGGCGTTGCTGTCCTACCTGCCGTCGAACAACCTCGACCCGGTGCCGGTCTACGACACCGAGGTGAGCGACGTCGCCGACGAGACGGACGCGGTGCTCGACACCTTCGTCCCGGACTCGGCCAACATGCCCTACGACATGCACGAGATCATCGCGCACCTGCTCGACGACGGTGACTTCCTCGAGGTGCACGAGCTGTTCGCGCAGAACATCATCGTCGGCTTCGGGCGCGTCGAGGGTCACCCGGTCGGTGTCGTCGCGAACCAGCCGATGCAGTTCGCCGGCTGCCTCGACATCGACGCGTCCGAGAAGGCCGCGCGCTTCGTGCGCACGTGCGACGCCTTCAACATCCCGGTGCTGACGCTCGTCGACGTCCCCGGGTTCCTGCCCGGTGTCGACCAGGAGCACGCCGGCATCATCCGCCGCGGCGCCAAGCTGATCTACGCGTATTCCGAGGCGACCGTCCCGAAGGTCACCGTCATCACCCGCAAGGCGTTCGGTGGCGCCTACGACGTCATGGGGTCCAAGCACCTCGGCGCCGACATCAACATCGCCTGGCCCACCGCGCAGATCGCGGTCATGGGAGCCCAGGGCGCGGTGAACATCCTGCACCGCAAGAAGCTGAAGGGCGCCGACGACGCCGAGCAGCTGCGCGCCGAGCTGACGCAGGAGTACGAGGACACCCTGCTCAACCCCTACGTCGCGGCCGACCGCGGTTACGTGGACTCGGTCGTCAAGCCGTCCGAGACCCGTGCCTACGTCATCCGCGCGCTGCGCATGCTGCGCAACAAGCGCGAGACGCTGCCGCCCAAGAAGCACGGGAACATCCCGCTGTGA
- a CDS encoding MFS transporter: MTSTQPAVATAEPTRSTGQPLQIRTTSWSAATWGLLVVLCGALFLDGLDISMVGVALPSIGADLGMTPGALQWIVSGYVLGYGGLLLLGGRASDLLGRRTVFLAAVGVFGAASVVSSLLSDPGALIALRFVKGAAAAFTVPAGLSIITTTFAEGPARNRAFSIYTVCGASGFSMGLVFGGVLTELGWRATFLLPGPIALALLLVGLRVVPTAAREAFRLASFDLAGALTSTGALLLLVLAVVQAPTVGWAGVQTIGSLVVSAALAVTFVLVERRHAQPLLRLGILRSASLVHANVAGAVMFGAYVAFQFVVTIYLQDALGWSPLAMALAFLPAGLIVVVSATRMDRVLARVPSPVLILAGLASFLAGYALFLRVEPSMSYWNFLLPTMVLLGLGFALTFPAVNSQATAGVADHEQGLASGLVNTSIQVGGAVVLAVITAILGSGNGHATGTGELLPHMTTAIGVVAGVATAGLLVTLLRVRPRRRTVSVAAEAAAVVDAAGPAVERAELSPPADSARRGAWWVRSRDRTHRDRGDDRPDRGVRRG, from the coding sequence ATGACCTCAACCCAGCCGGCCGTCGCGACGGCCGAGCCCACTCGCTCGACGGGGCAGCCGCTCCAGATCCGCACCACGTCGTGGTCGGCCGCGACGTGGGGACTGCTCGTCGTGCTCTGCGGCGCGCTCTTCCTCGACGGTCTCGACATCTCGATGGTCGGCGTCGCCCTCCCGTCGATCGGCGCCGACCTCGGGATGACCCCCGGGGCGCTGCAGTGGATCGTCAGCGGCTACGTCCTCGGCTACGGCGGCCTGCTGCTCCTCGGCGGCCGGGCGTCGGACCTGCTCGGTCGGCGCACCGTGTTCCTGGCCGCGGTCGGCGTGTTCGGCGCGGCGTCGGTCGTGAGCTCGCTGCTCTCCGATCCCGGCGCGCTCATCGCGCTGCGCTTCGTCAAGGGCGCGGCGGCCGCCTTCACCGTGCCGGCCGGGCTGTCCATCATCACCACGACCTTCGCCGAGGGCCCGGCCCGCAACCGGGCCTTCAGCATCTACACCGTGTGCGGCGCCAGCGGGTTCTCCATGGGCCTCGTTTTCGGCGGCGTCCTCACCGAGCTCGGCTGGCGGGCCACGTTCCTGCTGCCCGGCCCCATCGCCCTCGCCCTGCTGCTCGTCGGGTTGCGCGTCGTCCCCACCGCGGCCCGCGAGGCCTTCCGGCTGGCCAGCTTCGACCTCGCCGGCGCGCTGACCAGCACGGGTGCGTTGCTGCTGCTCGTCCTCGCGGTGGTGCAGGCGCCGACCGTCGGCTGGGCCGGGGTGCAGACGATCGGCTCGCTCGTCGTCAGCGCCGCGCTCGCCGTCACCTTCGTGCTCGTCGAACGCCGCCACGCGCAGCCCCTGCTCCGGCTGGGCATCCTGCGCTCCGCCTCGCTGGTCCACGCCAACGTCGCCGGCGCGGTGATGTTCGGCGCCTACGTGGCCTTCCAGTTCGTCGTCACCATCTACCTGCAGGACGCCCTGGGCTGGTCGCCGTTGGCGATGGCGCTCGCGTTCCTGCCGGCCGGGCTCATCGTGGTGGTCAGCGCGACGCGGATGGACCGCGTGCTCGCCCGAGTGCCGTCGCCGGTGCTCATCCTCGCCGGGCTCGCGTCCTTCCTCGCCGGTTACGCGCTCTTCCTGCGCGTCGAGCCGTCGATGTCGTACTGGAACTTCCTGCTGCCGACGATGGTGCTGCTCGGGCTCGGCTTCGCGCTCACCTTCCCGGCCGTCAACTCGCAGGCCACCGCCGGCGTCGCCGACCACGAGCAGGGGCTGGCGTCCGGGCTGGTCAACACGAGCATCCAGGTCGGCGGCGCCGTCGTGCTCGCGGTGATCACCGCGATCCTCGGAAGCGGCAACGGACACGCGACGGGCACCGGCGAGCTGTTGCCGCACATGACGACCGCCATCGGCGTCGTCGCCGGCGTCGCGACCGCGGGCCTGCTCGTCACGCTGCTGCGCGTGCGTCCCCGGCGCCGGACGGTCTCCGTCGCCGCCGAGGCGGCGGCCGTCGTCGACGCCGCGGGGCCGGCGGTCGAGCGGGCGGAACTGTCACCACCTGCTGACTCGGCGCGTCGGGGCGCGTGGTGGGTGCGGTCACGTGACCGCACCCACCGTGACCGCGGTGACGATCGTCCGGATCGGGGCGTGCGGCGTGGCTAG
- a CDS encoding response regulator: MSATRVLLVDDQPMMRTGLRLILEAEPDLAVVGESPDGEQAVADARALQPDVIVMDIRMPRLDGIEATRRILATSTTSRVLMLTTFDVDEHVVDALRAGASGFLVKDDAPTALVDAIRVVAAGDAMLAPQVTRRLLQRFAQLPTADAPRPDALAALTAREVEVLHALARGLSNAEAAAALFVSEATVKTHVAHLLDKLQLRDRVQAVIFAYESGLVQAGGRPPG; the protein is encoded by the coding sequence ATGAGCGCGACCAGGGTGCTGTTGGTCGACGACCAGCCGATGATGCGCACCGGGCTGCGGCTGATCCTCGAGGCCGAGCCGGATCTCGCCGTCGTCGGCGAGTCGCCCGACGGCGAGCAGGCCGTCGCCGACGCGCGGGCGCTGCAGCCGGACGTCATCGTGATGGACATCCGGATGCCGCGCCTCGACGGCATCGAGGCAACCCGGCGCATCCTCGCGACGTCGACCACCTCGCGGGTGCTGATGCTGACCACCTTCGACGTCGACGAACACGTGGTGGACGCGTTGCGGGCCGGCGCGAGCGGCTTCCTGGTGAAGGACGACGCCCCCACCGCGCTCGTCGACGCGATCCGCGTGGTCGCCGCGGGCGACGCCATGCTGGCCCCGCAGGTGACGCGCCGGCTGCTGCAGCGCTTCGCGCAGCTGCCCACGGCGGACGCGCCCCGACCCGACGCGCTGGCCGCCCTCACCGCGCGGGAGGTCGAGGTGCTCCACGCGCTCGCCCGCGGGCTGTCCAACGCCGAGGCTGCCGCCGCGCTGTTCGTGTCCGAGGCGACCGTGAAGACCCACGTCGCCCACCTGCTCGACAAGCTGCAGCTGCGCGACCGCGTGCAGGCGGTGATCTTCGCCTACGAGTCGGGGCTCGTGCAGGCCGGTGGCCGGCCGCCGGGGTAG
- a CDS encoding MMPL family transporter: MFSRLGHSVTRHPVLVILVWLAVVGGLAAGGFALGTPQAPDNGTAGLPTSAESVRAQRTLDATFPSAKSAATATVVFTRTDGRPLTGADQRRVDAELTDLAGRVRDGRGGEDPRAAVTLAHSGTVSPNRLVQIAGVGFDKVSAEDATTNAVGHLRSQLGDDLAGTSLRARVTGDAAQAKDSVLLGILVSSGMVVAILALLLLLFRSVLVAFTTVFTIAAVGQGVAALLTIGAHVFDYTLDATTTGLLPVVLFGVGTDYVVFLLFRYRERLRHGDDHRTALAAGVGRVGEAVVASALAVAASFAVLLVSQLGSFRVLGPALGIAVLAMLFASLTLMPAVYALLGKRFARSASWRREPTARVSGRAASLVSRRPGAVAAAGIGLLAVGALLVTGYHPSYQPDGYPQGSESAAGYADLRSGFPAGTLSPTHVVVTADGSSVPASTVREVQRAAASVPGVAGAAPGQTSATVSVVDVRLADDPLSERALDTVAAVERAVHAHPVAGASVAVGGATAAYNDVRHVIDHDMRLILPLAGLAIGLVLVLMLRSVLAPVVLMASVGLGFLATTGVAVLVFQHVLGKPGLVFSMPLVVYLFVASIGTDYNILMVGRLREELRAGADPRTAVRTAVREAGPTVAAAGSVLAVSFAILTIGGGQLAEIGFAVAAGALISTFVLAFLLAPALLTLLGRAAWWPSRTAGPGAAARPERELVGATMSTWQR, translated from the coding sequence ATGTTCAGCAGACTCGGGCACTCGGTGACCCGCCATCCCGTCCTCGTGATCCTCGTCTGGCTCGCCGTCGTCGGCGGCCTCGCCGCCGGCGGGTTCGCGCTCGGCACGCCGCAGGCCCCGGACAACGGGACGGCGGGCCTGCCGACGTCCGCCGAATCGGTGCGGGCGCAGCGGACGCTCGACGCGACCTTCCCGAGCGCGAAGTCGGCGGCGACGGCCACTGTCGTGTTCACCCGCACCGACGGCAGACCGCTCACCGGCGCCGACCAGCGCCGGGTCGACGCCGAGCTGACCGATCTCGCGGGCCGGGTACGGGACGGTCGCGGTGGCGAGGACCCACGCGCGGCCGTCACGCTCGCCCACAGCGGCACGGTGTCGCCGAACCGGCTCGTCCAGATCGCCGGCGTCGGCTTCGACAAGGTCTCGGCCGAGGACGCGACCACGAACGCAGTCGGTCACCTCCGCTCGCAGCTGGGTGACGACCTGGCCGGCACGTCGTTGCGGGCGCGGGTGACCGGCGACGCCGCGCAGGCGAAGGACAGCGTCCTGCTCGGGATCCTCGTCTCCTCGGGCATGGTCGTCGCGATCCTGGCGCTGTTGCTGCTGCTGTTCCGCAGCGTGCTCGTCGCGTTCACCACGGTGTTCACCATCGCCGCCGTCGGGCAGGGGGTCGCCGCGCTGCTGACGATCGGCGCGCACGTCTTCGACTACACCCTCGACGCCACCACCACCGGGCTGCTGCCGGTCGTGCTCTTCGGCGTCGGCACGGACTACGTCGTGTTCCTGCTCTTCCGCTACCGGGAACGGCTGCGCCACGGCGACGACCACCGGACGGCCCTGGCCGCCGGTGTCGGTCGGGTCGGCGAGGCCGTCGTGGCCAGTGCCCTCGCGGTGGCCGCCTCGTTCGCAGTGCTGCTCGTGTCGCAGCTCGGCTCGTTCCGCGTGCTCGGTCCGGCGCTCGGCATCGCCGTGCTGGCCATGCTGTTCGCGTCGTTGACGCTGATGCCGGCGGTGTACGCCCTGCTCGGCAAGCGTTTCGCCCGCAGCGCGTCCTGGCGTCGTGAGCCGACGGCGCGCGTGTCGGGACGTGCCGCGTCGCTCGTGTCCCGTCGGCCCGGTGCGGTCGCGGCGGCCGGCATCGGACTGCTGGCGGTCGGCGCCCTGCTCGTGACCGGGTACCACCCCAGCTACCAGCCCGACGGCTACCCCCAGGGCAGCGAGTCGGCCGCCGGGTACGCCGACCTGCGCAGCGGCTTCCCCGCGGGCACGCTCTCGCCGACGCACGTCGTCGTCACCGCGGACGGTTCCAGCGTGCCCGCGAGCACGGTGCGCGAGGTGCAGCGTGCGGCGGCGAGCGTGCCGGGGGTGGCCGGCGCGGCACCCGGCCAGACGTCGGCCACGGTCTCGGTCGTCGACGTCCGGCTCGCCGACGACCCGCTGAGCGAGCGGGCGCTGGACACCGTGGCCGCGGTGGAGCGGGCCGTGCACGCGCATCCGGTGGCGGGGGCGAGCGTCGCCGTCGGCGGCGCCACGGCCGCGTACAACGACGTGCGGCACGTCATCGACCACGACATGCGGCTGATCCTGCCGCTCGCCGGACTGGCGATCGGACTCGTCCTCGTGCTCATGCTGCGCTCGGTGCTCGCCCCGGTGGTGCTCATGGCATCGGTGGGGTTGGGCTTCCTCGCCACCACCGGCGTCGCGGTGCTCGTGTTCCAGCACGTCCTCGGCAAGCCCGGCCTGGTGTTCTCGATGCCGCTCGTCGTGTACCTGTTCGTCGCGAGCATCGGCACCGACTACAACATCCTGATGGTGGGTCGGCTGCGGGAGGAGCTGCGCGCCGGCGCCGACCCGCGCACGGCGGTCCGGACGGCGGTGCGCGAGGCGGGTCCGACCGTCGCGGCGGCGGGCTCGGTGCTGGCGGTGAGCTTCGCGATCCTGACCATCGGCGGCGGTCAGCTCGCCGAGATCGGGTTCGCGGTCGCCGCGGGCGCGCTGATCAGCACCTTCGTGCTCGCCTTCCTGCTGGCGCCGGCGCTGCTGACGCTGCTCGGTCGGGCCGCCTGGTGGCCGTCGCGCACCGCGGGTCCGGGCGCGGCGGCACGGCCGGAGCGGGAGCTCGTGGGTGCGACGATGAGCACATGGCAACGCTGA
- a CDS encoding MarR family winged helix-turn-helix transcriptional regulator — MARRRDLDDELARSWHELMGQYHRTVCALDRELESQHGISGSDFEVLQQLYDAGGDCSLRMNDLAKSVHLTQSALSRLVARLEKDGLIRRTMCEDDRRSVFTTITPAGKTVFESARPTQRAVLRDAAAVTSAP, encoded by the coding sequence ATGGCCCGGCGGCGTGACCTCGACGACGAGCTCGCCCGCTCGTGGCACGAGCTCATGGGGCAGTACCACCGCACCGTCTGCGCACTCGACCGAGAGCTCGAGTCGCAGCACGGCATCTCGGGCAGCGACTTCGAGGTCCTGCAGCAGCTCTACGACGCCGGCGGCGACTGCTCGCTGCGCATGAACGACCTCGCGAAGTCCGTCCACCTCACCCAGAGCGCGCTCTCGCGACTCGTCGCGCGCTTGGAGAAGGACGGTCTGATCCGCCGCACGATGTGCGAGGACGACCGCCGCTCGGTCTTCACCACGATCACCCCGGCCGGCAAGACGGTGTTCGAGAGCGCCCGCCCCACGCAGCGCGCCGTCCTGCGCGACGCCGCCGCGGTCACCTCGGCGCCCTAG
- a CDS encoding biotin--[acetyl-CoA-carboxylase] ligase — translation MDRPPLDVDALRATLGPRWARVEVVAETESTNADLLARREATDRTLLVAEHQRSGRGRFDRTWTSPPRAGLTFSVLLRPGVPLARWGWLPLLTGLAVVEGVRAATGLEAALKWPNDVLLDGAKLCGILAQTRDDAVVIGVGCNVSTSRDELPVPTATSLAVAGATVDRAELLVAVAGRLDARVAQWSDCGGDAAACGLAAAYRDVCDTVGRAVRVTLTDPGGGDGEGTVASGTVRAVDDDGHLVLVDGDGGDGASRTITAGDVEHLRAAEG, via the coding sequence GTGGACCGCCCGCCGCTCGACGTCGACGCGCTGCGCGCCACCCTGGGCCCGAGATGGGCGCGGGTCGAGGTCGTGGCCGAGACCGAGTCGACCAACGCCGACCTGCTCGCCCGCCGCGAGGCGACCGACCGCACGCTGCTGGTGGCCGAGCACCAGCGCTCCGGGCGCGGCCGCTTCGACCGCACCTGGACCTCGCCGCCGCGGGCCGGACTCACCTTCTCGGTACTGCTGCGCCCCGGTGTGCCGCTGGCGCGCTGGGGGTGGCTGCCGCTGCTGACCGGCCTCGCGGTCGTCGAGGGCGTACGCGCCGCCACCGGGCTCGAGGCCGCGCTCAAGTGGCCCAACGACGTGCTGCTGGACGGGGCGAAGCTCTGCGGCATCCTCGCCCAGACCCGCGACGACGCCGTGGTGATCGGCGTCGGCTGCAACGTCTCGACCAGCCGCGACGAGCTGCCGGTGCCGACCGCGACGTCGCTCGCCGTGGCCGGGGCGACCGTGGATCGCGCCGAGCTGCTCGTCGCCGTCGCCGGCCGGCTCGACGCGCGCGTCGCGCAGTGGAGCGACTGCGGCGGCGATGCCGCGGCCTGCGGTCTCGCCGCGGCCTACCGCGACGTCTGCGACACCGTGGGCCGGGCGGTGCGGGTGACGTTGACCGACCCGGGTGGCGGCGACGGCGAGGGAACCGTCGCGAGCGGCACCGTCCGCGCCGTCGACGACGACGGCCACCTCGTCCTCGTCGACGGCGACGGCGGCGACGGGGCGTCTCGCACGATCACGGCGGGCGACGTCGAGCACCTGCGGGCAGCCGAGGGTTAG
- a CDS encoding sensor histidine kinase — protein sequence MATLSGRSQAPLGRVAGAVRPATTAWRAVRRRTAALPWLGDATAAAGYAVGCLIEAGSASPTADPYRALDVGGVLLVALGTAALALQRRSPAAALLATGAVAFALSSLGYVGEDPFGALGLSLPGAGAAVAMYALSLRRGRPRSVQALLAAIVVGAVPTLVLGRHNPATELATLALAMVVAWSFGDAQRTRHAYTASLRDRAERLERERHVLAEAAVAQERARIARELHDVVAHHLSLMIVNAAAADRQLTRTPAVAHALLTELVGTGQAAVTEMRRLLTVLRSEGEGGEPWQDRHPQPTFAGLDELVQTFRSAGLQVELARRGTPRPLAAGVDLTAYRIVQESLTNALRHAGAGARVQVDVAFGDDALELRIRDDGAGARTAVPPGGVGHGLIGMQERINLVRGELAVGADGAGFAVRAVLPLAGARA from the coding sequence ATGGCAACGCTGAGCGGCCGGTCGCAGGCCCCGCTGGGCCGGGTCGCGGGCGCGGTGCGCCCGGCGACCACGGCCTGGCGGGCCGTCCGCCGGCGGACCGCCGCGCTGCCCTGGCTGGGAGACGCCACCGCGGCCGCCGGTTACGCCGTCGGCTGCCTGATCGAGGCCGGCTCGGCCTCGCCGACGGCCGATCCCTACCGCGCGCTCGACGTCGGCGGCGTCCTGCTCGTCGCCCTCGGCACCGCCGCCCTCGCGCTGCAGCGCCGGTCGCCGGCCGCGGCCCTGCTGGCCACGGGGGCGGTCGCGTTCGCGCTGTCGTCGCTCGGGTACGTGGGCGAGGACCCGTTCGGCGCGCTCGGCCTGTCGCTGCCCGGGGCCGGTGCCGCGGTCGCGATGTACGCGCTCTCGCTGCGTCGGGGGCGGCCGCGTTCCGTGCAGGCCCTGCTCGCCGCGATCGTGGTCGGGGCGGTGCCGACGCTGGTCTTGGGCCGGCACAACCCGGCCACCGAGCTGGCGACCCTCGCGCTCGCGATGGTCGTCGCGTGGTCGTTCGGCGACGCCCAGCGCACCCGCCACGCCTACACCGCCTCGCTGCGCGACCGCGCCGAGCGACTGGAGCGGGAGCGGCACGTGCTCGCCGAGGCCGCCGTCGCGCAGGAGCGCGCCCGGATCGCCCGCGAGCTGCACGACGTCGTCGCCCACCACCTCAGCCTGATGATCGTCAACGCCGCCGCGGCCGACCGGCAGCTGACCCGCACCCCGGCCGTGGCGCACGCCCTGCTCACCGAGCTGGTCGGCACCGGGCAGGCCGCGGTCACCGAGATGCGACGCCTGCTGACCGTCCTGCGCAGCGAGGGCGAGGGCGGCGAGCCGTGGCAGGACCGGCATCCGCAGCCGACCTTCGCCGGGCTCGACGAGCTCGTCCAGACGTTCCGCTCGGCGGGGCTGCAGGTCGAGCTCGCGCGCCGGGGCACGCCGCGTCCGCTCGCCGCCGGTGTCGACCTCACCGCCTACCGCATCGTGCAGGAGTCGTTGACGAACGCGTTGCGGCACGCGGGCGCCGGCGCGCGCGTGCAGGTCGACGTCGCGTTCGGCGACGACGCGCTCGAGCTGCGGATCCGCGACGACGGTGCCGGCGCCCGGACCGCGGTGCCGCCCGGTGGTGTGGGCCACGGCCTGATCGGGATGCAGGAGCGGATCAACCTGGTGCGCGGCGAGCTCGCCGTCGGGGCGGACGGCGCGGGCTTCGCGGTCCGCGCGGTGCTGCCGCTCGCCGGGGCGCGGGCATGA
- a CDS encoding acyl-CoA carboxylase subunit epsilon produces the protein MSDPQPGGRPPLRIVRGEPTAEEIAVLTAVVAVAGGGDDAPRSRERRGNWSDPGMLARRTLRPGPNGWRAAFR, from the coding sequence GTGAGCGACCCACAGCCGGGTGGTCGACCGCCGTTGCGCATCGTCCGGGGCGAGCCGACGGCCGAGGAGATCGCGGTGCTCACCGCCGTCGTGGCCGTCGCGGGTGGCGGGGACGACGCACCGCGCTCCCGCGAGCGGCGGGGCAACTGGAGCGACCCCGGCATGCTCGCGCGCCGCACGCTGCGCCCCGGCCCGAACGGCTGGCGCGCGGCGTTCCGCTGA